The Branchiostoma floridae strain S238N-H82 chromosome 18, Bfl_VNyyK, whole genome shotgun sequence DNA window GTCACCTTACAAAAGTCGTTACCTGGGGCAGAAATAAGGACGGGTTGTTGCTGAGTTAACCTCGTTGAATTTACCTGTATAGCATAGTTGATTTTCATTGTTCAAGAGTACGTTTGAAGAACCAAAGTGCATGGTCCAAGGGTCTCCGAGCAATGCAAATCACTCAACGTGAGAATACTAGTTGGTCAAcggcacacacacgcacgcacgcacacacacacgcacgcacgcacacacgcacgcacacacacaaacgcacacacacacacaaacaaacacacacttatAAACCGGCCCATATGAACGTACGATTATACACCTGCTTTGCGAATTATGTGCAGACCCCTTCTGAACTATTTGAAACGAActcttttttccttttataaGATGAAGTTGGAAAAGGAATAATGAAGCATTTACCTCTAGCTCTCATGACGATGTCCCACATGTGTAACTGTGTTAAAGTGTACATGAACGAGTTCCTGTGTTAGTTATTGCTCAATGTCTAACCCAGACATACTCTCACGTCCACAGCATGTGGGGGACAGATCTCCACACGCACCAGCACGTCCTTCAACAGCCTGGACTACCCCCAGCCCTACGGTACTAACGAGGACTGCATGTGGACGCTGTCTGTGTTCGGCTCGTCCGTCGCCATTCAGCTGAGCTTTGAGGAGATCGACATCGACCCGTACCCCTCTCACAGCACCACCCCGGGCTCCTGCACCAGGCACTACCTGGAGATATACGAGGGCAACCCTACATCCGGGACAAAGTTGGGTAAGGGTCAAAAGAAatgctacctttaccttctgtctgtactttatatgtggcactgttagaaTAATCTGTTAAACTTGAGTACagtaccacattgtcctcgtttgTCCGAAATTACCACCTGTGTGTACGCGTGTTTGCGGTCATGTGACGTCGACGTCATTTTGCATCCGTTATGTCAGTGAAACACACGAGAAATCATAGTGTTCTTAAGATGTAATTTTCTCTCTTACTAAAACTCCAGTCCTTATAGGTGCAACGAAACTATGGGTAACGCATTCTTTGGACTATTGTCTTTTTGTTCCGATATCAATGGTCGCCATCTTGGGTCCATGTCGTCCACCAACATGGCTTGTATGTTCCATCATCACGTTTGAACTAGCGCATAGCTCACCGTATCTAAAAAATTAAACTTAAATTGAAAAATATGGTCATTTCCACCAGGTTGCAGGCGTTCAGAAACTAAAATGATATTATTGTATTAACACTGTTTCTACGTTTTCTCCTGTTATAGGAACGTACTGCGGTAACATCCTGCCCCCCATCATCATCGGCAACAGCAACACAATGACGGTAAAGTTCATCACGACCGGAGCTTCTAACAGCAGATACAGGGGCTTTCTGGCGACGTTTTCATCGATTTCGCTAAGCTCTGGTGGGTTTGAAGTAGTTCTGATACTTTGCCATTCTTGATCTTGGGCGCTTTCAAAACCTTCAAATGCGTCTGTTTCATAAGGTCGTTGACCATTCTTCATAGTTAATACTGAATATAATCCGTAGGCCGTGATTCCAACCTTCCTTAGCATTCTTTGACGCTTTCAAAATCTTATCAAATATGTCTGTTTCGTCATGTTGTTCGTAGTTAATGCAGAACGTAACCTGTCCGTAGGCCCAGATCGGGATGCAACAGCTTTCTTggacgtttaaaaaaaaaacttatcaaaCATATTTGTTTTATCATGTTGTTGAAAGTTATAATGTTGAACATAATCTGCCCGTAGGCCCTAACTCGGGATGCAACAACCTTCGGCAACTCTCGACTCCGAGCGGCTCGATCGCCTCCATCAACTACCCAGACGACTACAGCAGCGGTACACAGTGTGAATGGGAGATCACGGTGGCAGCAAACAAACACGTGGAACTGAACGTACTGAACTTTCTAGTGGGGGGACAAACAGCCACTTGTGTGAACGAGACCAAAGACTATCTGTCCGTGTACGAAGGCATTGGCGTCAACAGGAAACGTTTGGGTAAGGGTTGTGTTGTAAAAGTTTGATTTTTGAGCTGGATTTGATTAGTCTCTACGTATACCAGACTCCCGCTTGCCCGAATAGGgcactttggccaagttaggagtAAAAGCCTAGTAGGGGTTTATTTGCCTAGGAGTGTTGGCGCATACTGTACACCTCGGtcatccaaggagcttttattgggccatctaactcctctggcgtgctTTCTGTCTTGTTTGGCCAATTACTACTAGATTTCCAGCGACCTGTTACATCGTAGAGATTGGATTTCAGTGTAATGAAATTTCAGGAGAAAGAAACGACCGCCTAACATGTTTCTATGCATGTGGTTTTGCACAGGAGTTTACTGCGGATGGGAGCCACCCACAGTGAGAGCCTACTCCAACCGAATGTTTGTAAAATTCGTGTCAGACGACTTTGTCAACGCAAAGGGCTTCTGTGCGACGTACCGTTCAGTAGGTAAGGATATGGCGTTCACATCGTTTTTACCTGTAGAATTGAACATAGTTTTATTAGGCACGTAACCTTATTTTTCTTCTCTACAGACGATTCGACAGCCTGTCTGCTGTTTTAACCAATATGAAGTAAACATTTGATTTGACCAACGTTAAATTATTAGTGAAAAGTAGACTTTTTCTAAGTTTACTTAAAGATTATGTAAGCTTACTTAAAGCACTGCCTGTGAAGAGAGTAAACAGACCGTCCAAACGTCTGTAGATAATACATGAATAAGGTATCTAAGTTAACTATGTTCAATTGATTTACCAATCTATTTAAACTATTTACTGAGACCAATAACAAGAGAAGTTTTGTTGAAACGAAAGTTTTATTCTGTTCGATTAGTCTGTAACTTTGGGAGGTTTCATACTTCACCTGTATTCTATGACGTAACCACTTGTATCATTCCTTTCTCCACAGATTTGCCGACGACTATCCCTCCAGCGGTGCGTACAACAGACCCTTTGGGGGCCACCGGTACCGTGTTACCAGTAGGGTCATCAAACCGCATACATGTCACGGCCAGCGTTGTTGTTTCATCCTTCCTCCTCGTCATCGCAAATACTTTCCTCATCACGCGATAACAGTAAACCAGACAAACCTGTAGTTTTAGCGTCAAACTCTCcgtaatttttgttgttttgcttgTAAAAAATAATGGGATATTTTAACAACAAAAGCTGAGATAAAATATTATAGCTTAGACCACCATAATGTTGTACTCTTATTAACACAGAGTTAATGTACAGAGTTAGGAAACCTACCCTTTGTGCTTGTTTCGAATGAGAGATTATGAGAGCTGTATATTATTTTGCTGTGCCAATGCTTAAACTGTCATGTATTATCATGTCTAATTTCGCCAATATAACCCTGtaacaacaatgaaaaaagtCATGAAATAGTCGTCATCGTTTTCTGCATTTCCTGTAAAATCCGCTTGG harbors:
- the LOC118405795 gene encoding dorsal-ventral patterning protein tolloid-like isoform X1, producing MFPSLSSLLRTMLWCLVLLGVLRTTQGACGGQISTRTSTSFNSLDYPQPYGTNEDCMWTLSVFGSSVAIQLSFEEIDIDPYPSHSTTPGSCTRHYLEIYEGNPTSGTKLGTYCGNILPPIIIGNSNTMTVKFITTGASNSRYRGFLATFSSISLSSGPNSGCNNLRQLSTPSGSIASINYPDDYSSGTQCEWEITVAANKHVELNVLNFLVGGQTATCVNETKDYLSVYEGIGVNRKRLGVYCGWEPPTVRAYSNRMFVKFVSDDFVNAKGFCATYRSVDLPTTIPPAVRTTDPLGATGTVLPVGSSNRIHVTASVVVSSFLLVIANTFLITR
- the LOC118405795 gene encoding dorsal-ventral patterning protein tolloid-like isoform X2 translates to MIRTMLWCLVLLGVLRTTQGACGGQISTRTSTSFNSLDYPQPYGTNEDCMWTLSVFGSSVAIQLSFEEIDIDPYPSHSTTPGSCTRHYLEIYEGNPTSGTKLGTYCGNILPPIIIGNSNTMTVKFITTGASNSRYRGFLATFSSISLSSGPNSGCNNLRQLSTPSGSIASINYPDDYSSGTQCEWEITVAANKHVELNVLNFLVGGQTATCVNETKDYLSVYEGIGVNRKRLGVYCGWEPPTVRAYSNRMFVKFVSDDFVNAKGFCATYRSVDLPTTIPPAVRTTDPLGATGTVLPVGSSNRIHVTASVVVSSFLLVIANTFLITR